In Kribbella amoyensis, the genomic stretch CGTAGGCGGCACCGACCCCGCCGGCGAGGTCTACCTGGCCGTCGGCGGCAACCTCGACGCGGCCCTGCTGACCGAGTTCCTCACAGCGGTCCGCAAGTCCGGCAAGCCGGTCCCGGGAACCAGCCCGGCCGTCATCCCCCAACCGGACGGCGCCGTAGGCCTGCGAACCCTCAAGATCGTCGACGCAGCCCGCCGCTCAGCCACCTCCGGCCAACCCGTCGACCTGTAGAACAGCGGATCCAGCCGCACGTGAACACCAACCCGGGACCTCGGACAAGAAAAAACCTGTCCGAGGTCCCGGCTTCTTGTGCCGACGGGTGCCACCGGGGCGAGGCGTGCGTACTGCGGGCGGGCGCAGCGGGAGGTAGCTCCCTCCGGGAGCAGCTGGGCTCGGGGAGCTGGGTACCTGCTGCACGTCCTCCGTCGCGTGTAGGCGCGCCTGACCATCAACCCGGGACCTCGAACAGGAAATAGCCTGTCCGAGGTCCCGTCTTGTTGTGCCCATCATCGGTAACTCCGCGCATACCCGCCCTCTCACCACCTGCTCCCGGAGGGAGCTACCCCGACACGCACCGACGGTCCACCCGCCTGACCTCGCCCGGTGGCGCCTCCCCGGTAGTACTAGGTGATCGCCTGGTCCGGTACGGTGCCGGGGATGTGACTCGTGGGTAGTCGCGACGACTGGAGGAGTGAGGCGATGGGCGAGTTCGTCACGCTGACAGTGACCGACGGCGTCGGCACGATCCGGCTCGACCGGCCGAAGATGAACGCGCTGAACGTCCAGGTGCAGGAGGAGATCCGCGCCGCCGCCCACGAGGCGACCGACTCCGACGAGGTGCGCGCGGTGGTGATCTACGGCGGCGAGAAGGTGTTCGCGGCCGGCGCGGACATCAAGGAGATGGCCGACATGTCCTACGCCGACATGGTCAAGCGCTCCGGCCCGCTGCAGTCCGCCCTGTCCGCCGTCGCCGCGATCCCGAAGCCGACGGTCGCCGCGATCACCGGGTACGCCCTGGGTGGTGGCTGTGAGCTCGCGCTCTGCGCCGACTACCGGATCGCCGCCGACGACGCCAAGCTCGGCCAGCCCGAGATCCTGCTCGGCATCATCCCCGGCGCCGGCGGTACGCAGCGGCTGTCCCGGCTGGTCGGCCCGTCGAAGGCCAAGGATCTGATCTACACGGGCCGCTTCGTCGACGCCGGCGAGTCGCTGCGGATCGGCCTGGTCGACCAGGTCGTGCCCGCGGCCGAGGTTTACCCCGCCGCCGTCGCGTGGGCGTCCCAGTTCTCCCGGGGTGCCGCGCTCGCTCTGCGTGCCGCGAAGGAGGCGATCGACGCCGGCCTGGGCGTGGACCTGCACACCGGCCTGGAGATCGAGCGGCAGCAGTTCGCCGCGCTGTTCGCCACCGAGGACCGCGCGATCGGGATGAAGTCCTTCGTCGAGAACGGCCCGGGCAAGGCCGAGTTCAAGGGAATCTGATGACCACCTCCGCTGAGAAGCCGGC encodes the following:
- a CDS encoding enoyl-CoA hydratase/isomerase family protein, which produces MGEFVTLTVTDGVGTIRLDRPKMNALNVQVQEEIRAAAHEATDSDEVRAVVIYGGEKVFAAGADIKEMADMSYADMVKRSGPLQSALSAVAAIPKPTVAAITGYALGGGCELALCADYRIAADDAKLGQPEILLGIIPGAGGTQRLSRLVGPSKAKDLIYTGRFVDAGESLRIGLVDQVVPAAEVYPAAVAWASQFSRGAALALRAAKEAIDAGLGVDLHTGLEIERQQFAALFATEDRAIGMKSFVENGPGKAEFKGI